The following coding sequences are from one Balneolales bacterium ANBcel1 window:
- a CDS encoding TrpB-like pyridoxal phosphate-dependent enzyme, whose product MSNRKILLNESEKPTHWYNIAADMPNKPQPPLNPKTMQPAGPDDLSPIFPMGLIQQEVSTEKYIEIPDQVQDIYNIWRPSPLYRARGLEKALDAPVKIYYKYEGVSPSGSHKPNTAVAQAYYNKQEGVKKIVTETGAGQWGTALAFACGQLGLECEVYMVRISFDQKPYRKIMMNTFGADVHPSPSDRTQAGRNILAEDPDSPGSLGIAISEAIEMAVADETHKYALGSVLNHVLLHQTVIGQEAEKQLEMAGDYPDVIIAPLGGGSNFAGIAFPFIGKNITEGKTTRCIAVEPASCPKLTQGEFMYDYGDNAGYTPLLPMYTLGHNFRPAAIHAGGLRYHGASVLCSQLLKDNLIEARALQQLECFEAGVLFARSEGIIAAPEATHAVAQVIREAEQAKKEGTQKTILFNMCGHGFVDMKAYEDYFAGVLSDHTFTGTELQDSLSEVRSIQPK is encoded by the coding sequence ATGAGCAACAGAAAAATCCTGCTGAATGAATCGGAAAAGCCTACTCACTGGTACAATATCGCGGCTGATATGCCCAACAAGCCGCAGCCGCCACTGAATCCGAAGACCATGCAGCCGGCGGGTCCCGATGACCTCTCACCGATATTTCCGATGGGATTGATCCAACAGGAGGTATCCACCGAAAAGTATATTGAGATACCGGATCAGGTGCAGGATATTTACAACATCTGGCGGCCGTCTCCGCTCTACCGCGCCCGGGGCCTGGAAAAAGCGCTGGACGCTCCGGTTAAAATCTACTACAAGTATGAAGGCGTGAGTCCGAGCGGATCACACAAGCCCAACACCGCCGTTGCCCAGGCCTATTACAACAAGCAGGAGGGAGTCAAAAAGATTGTTACCGAAACCGGTGCGGGACAGTGGGGGACGGCTCTTGCCTTTGCCTGCGGCCAGCTCGGACTCGAATGCGAGGTGTACATGGTGCGCATCAGTTTCGACCAGAAACCGTACCGCAAGATCATGATGAACACATTCGGCGCCGATGTCCATCCGTCCCCAAGCGACCGGACACAGGCCGGACGAAATATCCTTGCCGAGGATCCCGATTCGCCGGGCAGCCTCGGAATCGCGATCTCCGAAGCAATTGAGATGGCGGTAGCGGACGAAACGCACAAGTATGCTTTGGGCTCGGTACTCAACCACGTATTGCTGCACCAGACCGTTATCGGTCAGGAGGCCGAAAAGCAGCTCGAAATGGCAGGCGACTACCCGGATGTCATTATCGCCCCGCTTGGAGGCGGCTCCAATTTTGCCGGTATCGCGTTTCCGTTTATAGGCAAGAACATCACCGAAGGGAAGACGACGCGGTGCATCGCGGTGGAACCCGCATCCTGCCCGAAACTGACGCAGGGCGAATTCATGTACGATTACGGCGATAACGCAGGTTACACGCCGCTGCTGCCGATGTATACCCTCGGGCACAATTTCCGGCCGGCTGCCATCCATGCCGGCGGACTCCGTTATCATGGTGCCAGTGTACTCTGCAGCCAGCTCCTCAAGGACAATCTGATCGAAGCCCGGGCGCTTCAGCAGCTGGAGTGTTTTGAAGCCGGTGTGCTGTTTGCCAGATCGGAGGGCATTATCGCTGCGCCCGAAGCAACCCATGCCGTTGCCCAGGTTATCCGCGAAGCCGAACAGGCCAAAAAGGAGGGCACGCAGAAAACCATCCTTTTCAACATGTGCGGACACGGTTTTGTAGATATGAAAGCGTACGAAGATTACTTCGCAGGGGTACTGTCAGATCACACCTTTACCGGCACCGAGCTTCAGGACAGCCTGAGCGAAGTCCGTTCCATTCAGCCAAAGTAA
- a CDS encoding glycoside hydrolase family 97 catalytic domain-containing protein: protein MLTKTLLITTCYVILLSTNAFAQVASVKSPNEKLKLEVFVDRGMPTYAVTYNGHSALEKSPLGLLTNEGDFSRNMQFIEYETDEVEKRYTQDRIKHSYIEYHANTLRATFKNDSDQEIAILFQVSDNDIAFRYELPMWGDTRAVVITEEATGYRFPQQTRSYLSHMMRPMEGFARTSPSYESGYELNYEIENNQSDYGYVFPGLFHVEDERWVLLTETGVRSLYNASHLSNFEDGLYTIAQPDSGQNNGFGSTGAQLGLPGVTPWRTITVGETLAPIVETTIPWDVVDPLYKPSKNYRFGRSTWSWIIWQDESMNVRDQVTYIDMAASLGYEFILIDAWWDQNIGYEKMEELVRYARSKDVGVFLWYNSNGSFNDAFQTPINKMNTSIARKKEMRWLRDAGVKGIKVDFFGGDKQETMRLYEDILSDANDHGLMVNFHGATLPRGWERMFPNFVGSEAVLASEMLVFVEHVREMEAVYATLHPFIRNSVATMEYGGVVLNDYFNRGNVDGQKRLTTDVFQIATGVLFHSPVQFFALTPNNLEEAPGFLIDFMKDIPTTWDETRYISGKPGEYAVIARRHDRQWYVAGVNADHSARQISIEVPFLAGEQVTIYNDDRNGDPGYTTRTISNDGRVSLTIQPNGGFVIKN, encoded by the coding sequence ATGTTAACGAAAACATTACTTATAACGACATGTTACGTCATACTTCTGTCCACTAACGCTTTTGCACAGGTTGCATCCGTCAAAAGCCCGAACGAAAAGTTGAAGCTGGAAGTCTTTGTGGATCGAGGCATGCCAACCTATGCGGTCACCTACAATGGTCACAGTGCCCTGGAAAAGTCACCGCTGGGGCTGCTTACCAATGAAGGGGATTTCAGCAGAAATATGCAATTCATTGAGTATGAAACCGATGAGGTAGAGAAGAGATATACCCAGGACCGTATCAAGCACTCCTATATTGAGTATCATGCAAATACGCTGCGGGCAACGTTTAAAAACGACTCCGACCAGGAAATTGCTATTCTGTTTCAGGTCAGTGACAACGACATCGCCTTTCGCTATGAGCTGCCCATGTGGGGGGATACCAGAGCCGTCGTAATCACCGAAGAAGCAACCGGATACCGCTTCCCGCAACAAACCAGAAGCTATTTGTCGCACATGATGAGGCCCATGGAAGGCTTTGCGCGAACCTCCCCCAGTTATGAGAGCGGATACGAGCTCAACTACGAGATTGAAAACAATCAGTCCGATTATGGCTATGTCTTTCCCGGATTATTCCATGTGGAAGATGAGCGTTGGGTGCTCCTTACCGAAACCGGTGTCAGAAGCCTGTACAATGCATCCCACCTGAGCAACTTTGAGGACGGTCTGTATACGATTGCCCAACCCGATTCCGGGCAAAACAACGGCTTTGGAAGTACCGGTGCACAGCTTGGCCTGCCCGGCGTAACTCCGTGGAGAACCATTACCGTGGGCGAGACACTGGCTCCCATTGTGGAAACCACCATTCCCTGGGATGTTGTTGATCCGCTGTACAAGCCATCCAAAAACTACCGGTTCGGTCGAAGCACCTGGAGCTGGATCATCTGGCAGGACGAAAGCATGAATGTCCGCGATCAGGTCACATACATCGACATGGCGGCATCCCTGGGCTATGAGTTCATACTGATCGACGCATGGTGGGACCAGAATATCGGCTATGAAAAGATGGAAGAGCTTGTCAGGTATGCCCGATCGAAGGATGTCGGGGTGTTCTTGTGGTACAACTCGAACGGCTCGTTTAACGATGCGTTCCAGACGCCCATCAACAAAATGAATACATCCATTGCTCGTAAAAAAGAGATGCGCTGGCTCAGGGATGCAGGTGTAAAGGGAATCAAGGTAGACTTTTTCGGCGGAGACAAGCAGGAAACCATGCGCCTGTATGAAGACATCCTGTCGGATGCGAACGACCATGGCCTGATGGTCAATTTCCACGGAGCCACCCTGCCGAGAGGCTGGGAAAGAATGTTCCCGAACTTTGTGGGCAGCGAGGCGGTCCTGGCGTCAGAGATGCTGGTTTTTGTGGAGCATGTTCGTGAGATGGAAGCCGTTTACGCGACCCTGCACCCGTTCATCCGGAATTCCGTCGCAACCATGGAGTACGGCGGTGTAGTGCTCAACGATTACTTCAACAGAGGCAATGTAGACGGCCAAAAACGACTGACCACCGACGTGTTTCAAATTGCTACGGGAGTCCTGTTTCACAGTCCGGTGCAGTTCTTTGCATTGACACCGAACAATCTGGAAGAGGCGCCGGGATTCCTGATTGACTTCATGAAAGACATCCCCACCACCTGGGACGAAACCCGGTACATTTCCGGAAAGCCCGGTGAGTATGCGGTCATTGCACGCCGTCACGACCGGCAATGGTATGTAGCCGGAGTCAATGCCGATCATAGCGCCAGGCAAATTTCCATCGAAGTGCCGTTCCTGGCCGGCGAGCAGGTCACCATCTATAACGACGACCGAAACGGTGACCCCGGTTACACCACAAGGACCATTTCAAATGATGGCAGAGTATCCTTGACCATTCAGCCCAACGGTGGTTTTGTAATTAAAAATTAA
- a CDS encoding YtoQ family protein produces MNWSIYLAGEIHSDWRTRLIQMINERNLPILCTGPVIDHNASDNCGTAILGEEEQPFWKDRKGAGINAIRTRSLMEQADVVVVAFGDKYRQWNAAFDAGYAAALGKPLVIIHPEEFDHALKEVDQAANAVARKPEQVVDILQYILTGELPAGDN; encoded by the coding sequence ATGAACTGGAGTATCTATCTTGCCGGCGAAATTCACTCGGACTGGCGAACCCGGCTGATTCAAATGATCAACGAACGCAACCTGCCGATTTTGTGCACCGGACCGGTAATCGATCACAATGCCAGCGACAACTGCGGAACGGCGATTCTGGGTGAGGAAGAGCAACCGTTCTGGAAGGATCGCAAGGGTGCCGGGATCAATGCCATCCGGACCCGCAGCCTCATGGAGCAGGCGGATGTGGTGGTTGTCGCGTTCGGGGATAAATATCGCCAATGGAACGCCGCATTCGACGCCGGTTATGCCGCGGCGCTCGGCAAGCCGCTGGTCATCATCCACCCCGAAGAGTTCGACCACGCTTTAAAGGAAGTCGATCAGGCGGCCAACGCGGTAGCCCGAAAACCGGAGCAGGTCGTGGATATCCTGCAGTACATCCTCACCGGAGAACTGCCCGCCGGCGACAACTGA
- a CDS encoding glycoside hydrolase family 43 protein → MMMTTLFISISIILGSQIHNPIVQTMFTADPAPMVYNDTLFVYTTHDEQESSNFFKMYDWQLFSTTDMVNWTAHGTVASLEDFKWSDIDNGAWAPQAIERDGKFYFYCPIHGDGIGVLKADTPYGPFKDPIGERLVESDYIWNDIDPTVFIDDDGQAYLYWGNPDLYYAKLNEDMISVDKSIGENGAVKVEMTTEAFGEREEEDEDYPTQYEEGPWLYERDGTYYMVFAAGGIPEVIAYSTGPTATGPWTYQGLIMDRHPGLAFTNHPGVIEYKGNSYLFYHNQELPGGGGFNRSIAVEQFEYNADGTIPEIVPTREGIVEGVGTLDPFIRVEAETIAWSEGLKVEEDEEIGVYISNINNGNFIKVRDVDFGDGVSSFEAHVASDNSDAAIEIRVGSVDGELLGTCDIASTGGMQSWDVQTCDVSTISGVHDLYFVFTGGEGELFNFDYWRFQR, encoded by the coding sequence ATGATGATGACGACTCTATTTATCTCAATTTCAATTATTCTGGGATCCCAGATCCACAACCCGATCGTTCAAACCATGTTTACCGCCGATCCGGCTCCCATGGTTTATAACGACACCCTGTTCGTGTACACCACACATGATGAGCAGGAATCGTCCAACTTCTTCAAGATGTACGACTGGCAGTTGTTCTCCACAACCGACATGGTTAACTGGACGGCTCACGGGACCGTAGCCTCCCTGGAGGATTTCAAATGGTCCGACATTGATAACGGCGCCTGGGCACCGCAGGCAATCGAACGCGATGGAAAATTCTACTTCTACTGCCCCATCCACGGCGATGGAATCGGCGTCCTTAAGGCGGACACCCCCTACGGTCCCTTCAAAGATCCGATCGGGGAACGGCTGGTAGAATCCGATTATATCTGGAACGACATCGACCCAACCGTCTTCATAGACGATGACGGACAGGCCTATCTGTATTGGGGCAACCCGGATCTCTACTATGCCAAACTCAACGAAGACATGATCTCCGTTGATAAAAGCATCGGCGAAAATGGAGCCGTTAAGGTGGAAATGACGACCGAAGCTTTTGGAGAACGGGAAGAAGAGGATGAGGACTATCCTACCCAGTATGAAGAGGGTCCCTGGCTTTATGAGCGTGATGGGACGTATTACATGGTCTTTGCAGCCGGGGGAATCCCCGAAGTGATCGCGTATTCCACAGGTCCGACGGCCACAGGACCATGGACCTATCAGGGGCTTATCATGGACAGGCATCCCGGACTTGCTTTCACGAACCACCCCGGAGTTATTGAGTACAAAGGCAACTCCTACCTCTTCTATCACAATCAGGAGCTGCCTGGCGGCGGTGGCTTCAACCGTTCGATTGCCGTCGAGCAATTTGAGTATAACGCCGATGGAACCATCCCGGAAATCGTACCTACACGAGAGGGTATCGTGGAAGGAGTGGGTACACTGGATCCGTTCATCCGGGTTGAAGCGGAGACCATCGCCTGGTCGGAAGGACTCAAGGTTGAAGAGGATGAAGAGATTGGCGTCTACATCAGTAATATCAACAATGGCAACTTTATAAAAGTGCGTGATGTGGATTTTGGGGATGGCGTAAGCTCATTCGAAGCGCATGTTGCCTCAGATAACAGTGATGCCGCTATAGAAATCCGTGTCGGCAGTGTCGATGGTGAGCTGCTGGGAACATGCGATATCGCGAGTACCGGCGGGATGCAGAGCTGGGACGTGCAAACCTGCGATGTCAGCACGATAAGCGGTGTGCACGATCTCTATTTCGTATTTACCGGTGGCGAAGGCGAATTGTTCAATTTCGATTACTGGAGATTTCAGAGATAA
- a CDS encoding glycoside hydrolase family 3 C-terminal domain-containing protein codes for MKTLSQITTLMLLPLLLVMFASCTADQSQEQAQFEYPFQNPALDFDERAEDLLSRLTLEEKVSLMFDQSPPIPRLGIETFNWWSEALHGYAFVDSVTVFPQPIGMAASFNDDLVFEIFNATSDEARAKYHQARRRGEENRRFLSLSVWTPNVNIFRDPRWGRGQETYGEDPYLMTRMGVQVVKGLQGPEDAKYRKLLAAAKHFAVHSGPEWSRHELNVTNVDKRLLYETYLPAFKALVEDADVRQVMCAYQRLEDEPCCSNDRLLQRILRDDWGFEHLVVVDCDGITDFYTTHGVSSSPMHASARAVMAGADLECKWEDHNYQLLPEAVELGLVREEDIDRSVLRILRGRFELGEFDDDSIVPWAQIPESVITSEEHRALSHKMSRQTMTLLHNKNDILPLDKNNIENLAVIGPNANDDEVLWGNYNGVPISTITILDGITSMVPEENVFYDQAIDLVDDQLTSSYIPRLTADGRPGFKATYWNDPNWEGDPVITQQITRSLQLTTAGQHEFAPGVRLEGFSAVYEGEFTPEATEELVFKGGATGFFEVSVNGEVIESYTNWRTLITRIPYTFEAGNSYDIRIRYAQREDWQANIDLEFGREEDVDYDIIVERLAGIDTVIVAGGLSTRLEGEEMPVDFPGFKGGDRTDIELPAVQRNLLRALNDAGKTVIYVNLSGSTIAFEPELETTDAILQAWYGGETGGLAIAEVLFGEVNPSGKLPVTFYGNSDNLGDIEDYTMDNRTYRYTDEYLFPFGFGLSYTEFEIGTAKLSKTAIRTDESTSITVPVKNAGDRDGTEVVQIYIRKVGDDDGPIRTLRGFQRVELSAGSEQNVTIDLPPSTFEFFNRDRRKMDVSPGEYVVYYGNSSAAQDLQALRIELRD; via the coding sequence ATGAAGACCCTATCACAAATCACCACTCTGATGTTACTGCCTCTGCTTCTGGTGATGTTTGCGTCCTGTACCGCAGATCAATCGCAAGAGCAGGCCCAATTTGAATACCCGTTTCAGAATCCGGCTCTGGATTTTGATGAACGGGCGGAAGACCTGCTTTCCCGCCTGACCCTGGAGGAAAAAGTCTCGTTGATGTTCGATCAGTCTCCGCCAATTCCCCGTCTGGGCATTGAAACGTTTAACTGGTGGAGTGAAGCGCTGCACGGCTATGCTTTCGTTGACAGCGTAACCGTTTTCCCTCAGCCAATCGGTATGGCGGCATCATTCAACGATGATCTTGTTTTTGAAATTTTTAATGCTACTTCGGACGAAGCCCGGGCAAAATATCATCAGGCACGCCGAAGAGGTGAGGAAAACCGGCGTTTTTTGAGCCTCTCCGTATGGACACCCAATGTGAATATTTTTCGTGACCCGCGATGGGGCCGCGGACAGGAAACGTACGGCGAAGATCCCTACCTCATGACCCGCATGGGCGTACAGGTGGTAAAAGGCTTGCAGGGGCCCGAAGATGCAAAGTACAGGAAACTGCTCGCCGCGGCCAAACATTTTGCGGTCCACTCCGGACCGGAATGGAGTCGTCATGAGCTTAACGTAACCAACGTGGACAAACGCCTGCTTTATGAAACCTATCTGCCGGCGTTTAAAGCGCTTGTAGAAGATGCCGATGTGCGACAGGTGATGTGTGCATACCAGCGCCTGGAGGACGAGCCCTGTTGCAGCAATGACAGACTTTTGCAACGCATATTACGCGATGACTGGGGCTTCGAGCACCTTGTTGTTGTGGATTGCGATGGCATTACTGACTTCTATACCACTCATGGCGTCTCATCAAGTCCGATGCATGCATCCGCCAGGGCCGTGATGGCAGGAGCCGACCTGGAGTGCAAGTGGGAAGACCATAACTACCAGCTTCTGCCTGAGGCCGTGGAGCTGGGACTTGTGCGTGAGGAGGATATCGACCGAAGCGTATTGCGGATTTTGAGAGGCCGTTTCGAACTGGGCGAGTTTGATGATGACTCCATTGTTCCCTGGGCTCAAATCCCGGAATCCGTGATTACCAGCGAAGAACATCGCGCACTGTCGCACAAAATGTCACGGCAAACCATGACCCTCCTTCACAACAAAAACGATATCCTCCCGCTGGACAAAAACAACATCGAGAATCTGGCTGTTATCGGACCCAATGCCAATGACGATGAAGTTCTGTGGGGTAACTACAACGGCGTACCTATCAGTACCATCACCATTCTGGATGGGATCACATCCATGGTGCCTGAAGAGAATGTATTCTATGATCAAGCGATAGATCTTGTTGATGATCAGCTCACCAGCAGCTACATCCCCCGACTGACAGCAGATGGACGGCCGGGTTTTAAAGCAACGTACTGGAATGATCCCAATTGGGAAGGGGATCCGGTCATTACTCAACAAATCACCCGTTCGTTGCAGCTTACAACGGCAGGGCAGCATGAATTTGCACCCGGGGTAAGACTCGAAGGATTCTCGGCTGTCTACGAGGGTGAGTTTACACCGGAAGCCACCGAAGAGTTGGTGTTTAAAGGCGGAGCAACCGGATTTTTTGAAGTTTCGGTAAATGGAGAGGTGATTGAAAGCTACACAAACTGGAGAACCCTTATCACACGCATTCCATACACGTTTGAAGCCGGTAATTCCTATGACATCCGGATTCGCTATGCCCAGCGTGAAGACTGGCAGGCTAATATCGATTTGGAGTTCGGAAGAGAAGAAGATGTCGACTATGACATCATTGTCGAAAGACTGGCCGGTATCGACACGGTAATTGTTGCCGGCGGACTTTCCACGCGCCTGGAAGGCGAGGAAATGCCGGTTGACTTCCCCGGCTTCAAAGGCGGTGACCGAACCGACATCGAGCTTCCCGCAGTACAGCGCAACCTCTTGCGCGCACTGAATGATGCCGGAAAAACCGTGATCTATGTAAACCTTTCAGGATCCACCATTGCCTTTGAACCGGAACTGGAAACCACCGACGCGATCCTGCAGGCCTGGTACGGCGGTGAAACCGGTGGGTTGGCAATTGCGGAAGTTCTGTTTGGGGAGGTAAATCCATCCGGTAAATTGCCCGTCACGTTTTATGGAAACTCGGACAATCTCGGGGACATTGAAGATTACACCATGGATAACCGGACCTACCGCTATACCGATGAGTACCTGTTTCCTTTCGGATTCGGTTTGAGTTACACGGAGTTTGAAATTGGCACTGCGAAACTGTCCAAAACAGCGATCCGCACCGACGAATCGACAAGTATCACGGTGCCTGTGAAAAATGCGGGGGATCGTGACGGCACCGAAGTGGTTCAGATTTACATACGGAAGGTCGGCGATGATGACGGTCCGATCAGAACGCTCAGAGGGTTCCAGCGAGTGGAACTATCAGCGGGATCGGAACAAAACGTGACCATTGATCTGCCACCCTCCACCTTTGAGTTTTTCAACCGGGATCGCCGGAAAATGGATGTTAGCCCGGGTGAGTATGTGGTGTATTACGGAAACAGTTCCGCTGCGCAGGATCTGCAGGCGCTGCGTATCGAACTCAGAGACTAA
- a CDS encoding alpha-L-arabinofuranosidase C-terminal domain-containing protein has protein sequence MNTHKQRFQIAITIFFFAWCGMAANSSIAQSSEPVKITIDPSDEGPVINRHIFGQFAEHLGTGIYGGVWVGPDSDIPNTRGIRNDVVEALKELKIPNIRWPGGCFADKYHWRDGIGAPDERKSRINVSWGGSPEPNTFGTHEFFDFLSQVGSEAFVSANLGSGTIREATDWLEYLTATGTSLAEERAQNGHPEPYEVAFWGIGNESWGCGGMLTADEYVREMIRMASFTYNYNDDVSTQFVAVGPDPDVEESLDYTEVIMEAWADRNWTWDIHALSLHRYTRGGWPPQYPATGFNELEYAVVLEETLGMDDFIIENKEIMDRYDPDKEVSILVDEWGTWYEPTEGTNPGHLQQQNSQRDVMIVALNLNIFARHAERVRGANIAQMVNVLQAMIFTDEEQMVLTPTYHAFRMYVPFQNATRLAIDFDQGTYQAGDITLPKIDAIAAKGVDGRIYVAITNIDPNNQASFELSLDGHSIAGVTGETLYASEIDAVNSFDDPDNVSPREISAQVDGSNVSVTVQPQSLTVLTLHP, from the coding sequence ATGAACACTCACAAACAACGTTTCCAGATTGCCATCACCATCTTTTTTTTCGCATGGTGCGGGATGGCGGCGAATTCTTCAATCGCCCAAAGTAGTGAGCCTGTCAAGATTACCATTGATCCGTCAGATGAAGGGCCGGTAATCAACCGGCATATTTTCGGACAGTTTGCAGAACACCTCGGCACGGGAATTTACGGAGGTGTCTGGGTTGGGCCCGACTCGGATATCCCAAATACCCGCGGTATTCGTAATGATGTCGTTGAGGCGCTGAAAGAGCTGAAAATCCCGAATATTCGCTGGCCGGGCGGATGCTTTGCCGACAAGTATCACTGGCGTGACGGTATCGGCGCTCCCGACGAAAGAAAATCCAGAATTAACGTAAGCTGGGGTGGATCTCCGGAACCCAATACCTTTGGAACCCATGAGTTCTTTGACTTTTTGTCCCAGGTTGGCTCCGAAGCTTTTGTCTCTGCGAATTTGGGCTCGGGCACGATACGGGAGGCTACCGACTGGCTGGAATATCTGACAGCAACCGGCACATCACTGGCGGAAGAACGAGCACAAAACGGCCACCCTGAACCTTACGAGGTCGCTTTTTGGGGAATTGGGAATGAATCATGGGGATGCGGCGGAATGCTGACCGCGGATGAGTATGTACGTGAAATGATTCGCATGGCCAGTTTCACGTATAATTATAATGATGATGTTTCAACTCAGTTTGTTGCCGTCGGACCTGATCCCGATGTTGAAGAGAGCCTGGATTATACGGAAGTGATCATGGAAGCCTGGGCGGACCGTAACTGGACCTGGGATATTCATGCCCTCTCACTGCACAGATATACCCGCGGCGGATGGCCGCCCCAATATCCCGCAACCGGCTTCAATGAGCTGGAGTATGCGGTGGTGTTAGAGGAGACGCTCGGGATGGATGATTTTATTATCGAGAATAAAGAGATCATGGACAGGTACGACCCTGATAAAGAAGTCTCCATTTTGGTTGATGAATGGGGCACCTGGTATGAGCCAACCGAGGGAACAAATCCCGGTCACCTGCAACAGCAAAATTCCCAGCGTGATGTGATGATCGTTGCATTAAACCTGAATATCTTCGCACGCCATGCCGAGCGGGTTCGGGGAGCCAACATCGCTCAGATGGTCAACGTGCTGCAGGCAATGATCTTCACCGACGAAGAACAGATGGTGTTAACGCCGACCTATCACGCATTCCGCATGTACGTTCCTTTCCAGAATGCCACGCGCCTGGCAATAGATTTCGATCAAGGGACTTACCAGGCCGGGGACATAACCCTGCCCAAAATAGATGCCATTGCGGCAAAAGGTGTCGACGGGCGGATCTATGTGGCCATCACCAATATTGACCCAAACAACCAGGCTTCATTTGAACTTTCGTTGGATGGGCACTCCATTGCCGGTGTTACAGGTGAAACCCTGTACGCGTCGGAAATAGATGCGGTAAACTCCTTTGATGATCCGGACAATGTGTCACCCCGAGAGATATCAGCACAGGTAGACGGGAGCAACGTATCTGTAACCGTACAGCCGCAATCTTTGACTGTACTTACTCTGCATCCCTGA